The genomic interval AAGTAGAAAGAACTATGCACCTGGTTTCTGGTGGACATAGGAGCTATTTATGGAATGCGAGGTAGGGGAGGAACTATCTCCAGCCTGCTCTCCTTCAAGCACTGTGCTGGGCGCCTCCACAGGGGTTATCATTAAACGTTCTTAACAGCCTTACCACGTGATAGAtgcattttatgattaaaaaatcaGGTCCGATCCGAATTATGAGGCCCCTGGTCCTATTAATCCTTTATCCTCTCGCCTTTATTGGTACCTTCATCTCACCTTGGATTCCGGCCCCATCTTTTCCCACACCACCTGTCCCCTGACCCACAGGGGGTGATGGCTCTCTGCTTTATCCTTGTGGGGGAACGGAAGCAACGGAGAGAGTGTCTCCCAGTCCTGAAGTGACATTTTCTCCCACCCTCTGCAGTTCTGCCTCCTGGGGGCACTGTTGGCCCCCATCCGAGTGCTTCTGGCCTTTAttgtcctctttctcctctggCCCTTTGCCTGGCTGCAAGTAGCTGGTCTTACGGAGGAGCAGCTTCAGGAGCCAATTACAGGATGGAGGAAGTAAGTGGGGGATCAGCCCCCAGAGACCCTACTTCTGGATTCTCTTCCCTATTATTCATTCTGCTCCGTCTTCGAGAAGAAATGGAGGGAGGGTTCTGAAGCTCTGCTACCCAGCCTAGATAGGTGAGATGAGTCAGCCAGGTACCCAGGACCTCAGCTCTAGGTGATGCTCCCTGATGTGTCCTAGAGTAGCTGAACTTCATTCAGCCCcttggcagaggaagaggggacaaGAGAAGGGCAGCTGCTTTTCTGGGTGCCTAAGCCTGGGGGTGAATAAGGGACAGATTCACCGCCTCTGCTGATGCCCAGCCTTGTCCTGCAGGACTGTGTGCCACAACGGGGTGCTGGGCCTCAGCCGCCTGCTCTTTTTCCTGCTGGGCTTCCTTCGAATTCGCGTTCGGGGCCAGCGGGCCTCTCGCCTTCAAGCCCCTGTTCTTGTTGCCGCTCCCCACTCTACTTTCTTTGACCCCATTGTTCTGCTGCCCTGTGACCTGCCCAAGGTTGTGTCCCGAGCTGAGAACCTTTCCGTGCCTGTCATTGGAGGTGAGAGAGCATAAGGGGTGACGGGGAGAGATGACAGCTCTGAGCAAAAAAGGCAGGAATCTGAGCTGCTCTGGAGAGAAGAACTGGCCTCaagggggaagggaaaggttAGAAGGGAAGTCGGCTGTTGCTGGCAAATGAGATGCAAATGGATACCTTTGTGAACCAGCCCCTTAGATTCTGAGGGCTGGTGCTTGGAGGTGTTGGAAGGACCTCTGATCACTAGCCTGAAAGGACAACTCACAATAAAAGGAGGGTCCCCAGGGCAAAGAGATGACTGCCAAGCTTCTCCTACTTTTGAGGAAGTGGTGGCTGCAGGTATTAATGGCCCTGGGTGGGAACCAAGTGACTCTTTGTGTCCTTTCTGGACCCCAGCCCTTCTCCGCTTCAACCAAGCCATTTTAGTATCCCGGCATGACCCGGCTTCTCGGCGCAGAGTGGTGGAGGAGGTCCGAAGGCGGGCTACCTCAGGAGGCAAGTGGCCCCAGGTGGGTAAGGGTCTAAAAATCTCACCTTTTATGTGTTCCCAAAGaggcttctctttcctctctccccttcaggATACCCCCACCTCATTCCAGTCCCTTGGGTTTTTGTTTCCCCCAGGTACTATTCTTTCCTGAGGGCACCTGTTCCAACAAGAAGGCTTTGCTTAAATTCAAACCAGGTGAATAAAACCATAGTGGGTGGTAGGGCTGTAGGAGAAAGGAGCCCCAGACTTGGAGGGGGACTCTAGAATAACCCAGGAAGTGGAGCGGGGATTATAGGGAAGAGAGATAGGGAACTCCTAGGTGACACTGAAAAGTCTCTAGGAGTCAGAAAGAAAATTGCAAATGAAATAGAGTCAGGCCAGATATTATGTCAGAACTGTCCCAGACCCTGACCTTCATGCCTTCTAGCTACCTCCAAGAACTAACCTctgcctggggtgtggggggtgggaatgGGATTTAGGAGCCTTCATCGCCGGGGTGCCTGTGCAGCCTGTCCTCATCCAATACCCCAACAGTCTGGTGAGTCTGAGTGCAGGAGAGGAGACTGGGGGAGCCCAGAGCCACCCTAAATCAGTGAGAACTTTCGGTATAGCGGTGGGATGTGCACGTGGGGTGGGAGCGGGGTCAGGGCCTCTGCCCAAGGAAGATGGGCCAGCTCCAGGAAAGACAAGTAATCCCTATCTCCCCtcacctctgcttctcccctagGACACCACCAGCTGGGCATGGAGGGGCCCTGGAGTGTGAGTCTTGGTGTtcctggggtgagggtggggagcagggcccGTCAGAGAATTTCTGGCCCATCTCAGTCTCCAGGCAAGGCAAACAGACCTTCTTCATTGTCTGTTGAGAACTCTAGAGAAGAGGGTGCCTGTTTCCCTGTTTTGTTCTGATCTCCCGGTAATCTGGAAGTGCTTCCAGCCACCCCACCTAATCTTTCCTTCTGGGACTGTAGCTCCTTTGAACTTACAATCCAGTGTTTCTGAGCGATCTCCCCCATCTGTCCCTTGAGAGCCAGCATGGTTGCCTCACCTTTTCTGGCAGTTACTCACACCTCTTCTCTGGCAGGTCCTCCTTACACCTGTCCCcgccatgctctctctttccctacgGCCTTCTGGcgcttccctctgtctcccatTTGCTTATTTACCTAGCTCACTGTGTGGTTCGGGGTCCGTTTTTATATGATGGGAAGAactttcccactcccctcctcaTCCCATGTTTAGGGATTGGTGAGCATCTGAGGTCTCTCTTCTCTTAGACTGAAAGTCCTCTGGCTCACAGCCTCTCAGCCCTGCAGCATCGTGGATGTGGAGGTAGGACATGTGCCACCCTCCCCAACGCCACCGTGGGTGGGGAGGCGAATGGGCATCGGCGGACCCCTGAAGGGAAAAGAGGGTGGGAGTACTCACCCATAGCTTCGAGGTCCTgatgagaagtgtgtgtgtgtgtctgtgtgtgtgtgtgtgtgtgtgtgtttcagttcCTCCCTGTGTACCACCCCAGCCTGGAGGAGAGCAGGAACCCCACCCTCTATGCCAACAATGTCCAGAGGGTAATGGCACAGTGAGTATCCCACAAAATATTTCCTGGAGTAGATATACAGGACATAGGAAACACGGGGGGGTGTGGAGGGCTGAGGCTCCAAGGCAACGATCGGGGAGTGGGCAGTGGACTGGGTTCTACACAGCTGAGATTAGGGGTGGTTAAAGGGGCCCGGTCTCCTCCACGTTCAGCTGTCCAGACTCGGTAATGAACCCTTAGAAGACTCTTCTTCCTTGTTCCCCCCACTCTGTTCCATCACTTTTCATCCTCTAGGGCCCTGGGCATTCCAGCCACTGAGTGTGAGTTTGTAGGGAGCTTGCCTGTGATCGTGGTGGGCCGGCTGAAGGTCGCCCTGGAGCCGAGGCTCTGGGAACTGGGAAAGGTGCTTCGGAAGGCTGGGTAAGTGACCTTTAATGTAAGGGTGTGGGCAGTGACAACtgatagagaaagaaatggggaaaatgaaggagagtcttaaaaaagaaagaaatgggaaggtagaggattttttctttttctttctttttttttttttttttttttaaagataatggaGTAAAAggaaggaggtaaaaaaaaaaaaaaagggaaagatatgTAATAAGCCCAGTGAGAAAAGGAGGAATGGTTCTCACAGGACTGAGTTAGAGTCCATCTTAGAAAAACACCAGATACACCTGTGCTGGGGGGACTCTTGGGGGCTACAGGCCAAGTTCCAGGAAGAAGCTGAGTAAGCTGTCTGCCTTCAACAATTCCACTGTAGGTTGTCTCCTGGCTGTGTGGACACCGGGGCAGAGCCGGGCCGGAGTCGAATGATCAGCCAGGAAGAGTTTGCCAGGCAGCTCCAGCTCTCTGACCCCCAGACGGTGGCTGGAGCCTTTAGCTACTTCCAGCAGGTAAAGGGGCTGGACGCAGAGGCCATGCCCTCCAGGCTGATGTGCTCAGGCTCAGGCAAAGGTGGGGGACCATACAACCTTGTGGGGCACCTCTGAGTGGTAGGAAGATGACATATGGGAGAGAACATGGTACAGGTTAGGCAGTGATGAGTTTGAAACTGAGATCTTtgcaatactttttaaaaataacccttAGCTTCTCTAGAGGATTCCTGAACTATCTCAAGAATTTTGGCACTCTATAAATTTCCTGGAACTTCCTCTAAAGGGACAGAGAGTGTTGATTCCTTAGATTGGGGCTGACTGTGTCTGAAAGGAGTTTCTCCACTTAGCCTATAGCAGAGCAGAATCAAAACTGGAATAGCATGGTGTCACCAGGGAAGACATCCTccctgggttttttttggtaagaaattATGCCAGTGGCCCTCTCTTTATCTGTTGGACCAGTCCTCCAGCACAGGCTGAGTCAGCAGAGAACCAGTTTTTCCAGCGTGGAGTATGTCAGAAGCCTGATGATAACTTCAGCATTCCTGGGGGATTCCCTAACATTCATAGGAGATCCCTTTCAGGAGAGCTTTGTCCCCAAGTGACGTGGGGATAGCTTGAATGGACCCATGACCTGAGAGAAATCCCAGGAATCCTGGAGAGTTTAGAGCTCACTGTTCTAAGGAAGCAGGCACAAGGGTCATCTCTGGGCCTGCTGAGAAGAGGGAGGAGCCAAAAtccagggcaggagggaggacaCAGCATTAGTCCTCATCCTGCCCTGGTTTCTCCCTCTAGGATGCCCAAGGTTTGGTGGACTTTCGAGATGTGGCCTTGGCACTGGCAGCTCTGGATGGAGGCAGGAGCCTGGAGGAGTTGACTCGCCTGGCCTTTGAGGTATCAGAGAGATGGGGGCGGGGAATGCGTGGTGGCTGTGCCTACCCCTACCTGGAGGTCTCTGTGGGGTGTTGCTCCCAGTAGCTTCTAGACGGTAGGTGCTCAgtatccccccaccccagtgccccagtgTTGAGACCTGGCTGAGAACAGGGCAAGGGCAGCAGCTGTGAGTTTTTAATACTGTGCAAAGGGCCAGGGtgtgggtggcaggggagaaagggagggccTGTACTCCATGCTCTTGGAAGAGGAGGTACCCGTCAGGTAGACCTGCAGGGCGGTGTGGGGCCATGGCCTGAGGACAGGGCTTAACTTgcgtctgtttctgtgccagctCTTTGCCGAGGAGCAAGTAGAGGGGCCCGGCCGCCTGCTGTACAGAGACGGCTTCAGCACCATC from Mustela erminea isolate mMusErm1 chromosome 5, mMusErm1.Pri, whole genome shotgun sequence carries:
- the LPCAT4 gene encoding lysophospholipid acyltransferase LPCAT4 isoform X1, with protein sequence MSQGSPGDWAPLDPTPGSPAPPNPFVHELHLSRLQRVKFCLLGALLAPIRVLLAFIVLFLLWPFAWLQVAGLTEEQLQEPITGWRKTVCHNGVLGLSRLLFFLLGFLRIRVRGQRASRLQAPVLVAAPHSTFFDPIVLLPCDLPKVVSRAENLSVPVIGALLRFNQAILVSRHDPASRRRVVEEVRRRATSGGKWPQVLFFPEGTCSNKKALLKFKPGAFIAGVPVQPVLIQYPNSLDTTSWAWRGPGVLKVLWLTASQPCSIVDVEFLPVYHPSLEESRNPTLYANNVQRVMAQALGIPATECEFVGSLPVIVVGRLKVALEPRLWELGKVLRKAGLSPGCVDTGAEPGRSRMISQEEFARQLQLSDPQTVAGAFSYFQQDAQGLVDFRDVALALAALDGGRSLEELTRLAFELFAEEQVEGPGRLLYRDGFSTILHLLLGSPRPAAATLHAELCQAGPHQGLSLCQFQDFSLHDPLHGKLFSTYLRPSPKPQASTPGGRMALANGTVPAPKQKGD